The following coding sequences lie in one Streptomyces venezuelae genomic window:
- a CDS encoding amino acid permease, whose amino-acid sequence MHDTGTVAPSDPAPDQGEPGEGHSAQGASRHARRFGLPIATCLVMGNIIGGGIFLLPASVAPFGTISLVAFAVLTAGAIALALVFGRLAQRDPRTGGPYVYARAAFGDFAGFLAAWSYWITTWVSNAALAVAAVGYLDVLIPVNDHKWSACAAALVLQLLPALANFAGTRYVGAVQLVATVLKFVPLLLVAVGGLFFFDSANLGPFQASDDSPTGAVSAAAAILLFSYLGVESAAVSAGEVRDPRRNVGRATILGTLGAAVVYLLGTLAVFGTVAHEKLVASTAPFSDAVDVMFGGSWGGTAVACAALVSMVGALNGWTLLSAQTPYAAAQDGLFPSAFGKKKRGVPTVGVLVTVVLASLLTVYNYTAGSGGVFESLVLITTFTATVPYLLATAAQIYFLVSGQRDRVHRGRLVRDSVLAGAAFAFSMWLVAGSGYAAVYQGVLFLFVGVLVYAWMAARKQRAATEGH is encoded by the coding sequence ATGCACGACACCGGAACCGTGGCACCGTCGGATCCGGCCCCCGACCAGGGAGAACCCGGGGAGGGTCACTCCGCGCAGGGTGCGAGCAGGCACGCCCGGCGCTTCGGACTTCCGATCGCCACCTGCCTCGTCATGGGGAACATCATCGGCGGCGGCATCTTCCTGCTCCCGGCCTCCGTCGCCCCGTTCGGCACGATCAGCCTCGTCGCGTTCGCCGTCCTGACCGCGGGCGCCATCGCCCTCGCGCTGGTCTTCGGACGGCTCGCCCAGCGCGATCCGCGGACCGGCGGACCGTACGTCTACGCCCGCGCCGCGTTCGGCGACTTCGCGGGGTTCCTGGCCGCCTGGTCGTACTGGATCACCACCTGGGTGTCCAACGCCGCGCTGGCCGTCGCCGCCGTCGGCTATCTCGACGTCCTGATCCCGGTCAACGACCACAAGTGGTCGGCCTGTGCGGCCGCGCTGGTCCTGCAACTGCTGCCGGCGCTCGCGAACTTCGCGGGCACGCGGTACGTGGGCGCCGTCCAGCTGGTCGCCACCGTCCTGAAGTTCGTGCCGCTGCTGCTCGTCGCGGTCGGCGGTCTCTTCTTCTTCGACAGCGCCAACCTCGGGCCGTTCCAGGCGAGCGACGACAGCCCGACGGGCGCTGTCTCGGCCGCCGCCGCGATCCTGCTCTTCTCCTACCTGGGCGTGGAGTCCGCCGCCGTCAGCGCCGGCGAGGTGCGCGACCCGCGCCGCAATGTCGGGCGCGCCACCATCCTCGGCACCCTCGGTGCGGCCGTCGTGTATCTGCTCGGCACGCTCGCCGTCTTCGGGACGGTCGCGCACGAAAAGCTGGTGGCGTCCACCGCGCCCTTCTCGGACGCCGTCGACGTGATGTTCGGAGGCTCCTGGGGCGGCACCGCGGTCGCCTGCGCCGCGCTCGTCTCGATGGTCGGCGCCCTCAACGGATGGACGCTCCTGAGCGCGCAGACGCCGTACGCGGCCGCCCAGGACGGGCTGTTCCCGAGCGCGTTCGGGAAGAAGAAGCGCGGGGTGCCGACGGTCGGCGTCCTGGTCACCGTCGTCCTCGCCTCGCTGCTCACCGTCTACAACTACACGGCGGGCTCGGGCGGCGTCTTCGAGTCCCTCGTCCTGATCACCACGTTCACGGCGACGGTGCCCTACCTCCTGGCCACCGCCGCGCAGATCTACTTCCTGGTGTCCGGGCAGCGCGACCGCGTGCACCGGGGGCGTCTGGTGCGGGACTCGGTCCTCGCGGGCGCCGCGTTCGCGTTCTCCATGTGGCTGGTCGCCGGGTCCGGGTACGCGGCCGTCTACCAGGGCGTGCTGTTCCTCTTCGTGGGCGTGCTCGTCTACGCGTGGATGGCGGCCCGCAAGCAGCGGGCCGCCACCGAAGGCCACTGA